From a region of the Lactuca sativa cultivar Salinas chromosome 4, Lsat_Salinas_v11, whole genome shotgun sequence genome:
- the LOC111895388 gene encoding geranylgeranyl diphosphate reductase, chloroplastic, which translates to MAAITHPLHTPTVTFRIPTRPSYRFTPTHKLIITASSTSNKPISGRRLIAAVIGGGPAGSSAAEALASGGVETYLFERSPSGAKPCGGAIPLCMLDEFSIPPELVDRKVTHMKIISPSNLTVDFGKTLKSHEYISMLRREVLDSYLRSRAESKGVILLKALVTKLDVPTSPNQPYIIHYTVNNRIKYLPVDVVVGADGANSRVAKSIHAGDYACAIAYQERIKLPDDKMEYYQNLAEMYVGDDVSPDFYGWVFPKCDHVAVGTGTVCSKPNIKRYQQGIRSRVLPKIAGGKVIKVEAHPIPEHPRPVRVRGRVALVGDAAGYVTKCSGEGIYFAAKSGRMCGEAIVKASEGGHRMIGESDLKREYLKQWDSKYITTFRFLDLLQHVFYGNNAAREALVELCGDEYVQRMTFESYLYKKLANGNRWEDLKMVSGTIGSLIRCKLVGKEMESFDKNVLAKFV; encoded by the coding sequence ATGGCCGCCATCACTCACCCACTTCACACTCCCACCGTCACTTTCAGAATCCCAACCCGTCCATCCTACAGATTTACACCCACCCACAAACTCATCATCACAGCTTCTTCGACTTCAAACAAACCCATCTCCGGCAGAAGGCTAATCGCTGCCGTCATAGGCGGTGGCCCTGCAGGATCCTCAGCGGCAGAGGCGTTAGCTTCCGGCGGGGTAGAGACATACCTATTTGAGCGCAGCCCCTCCGGCGCCAAACCATGCGGCGGTGCGATTCCACTCTGTATGCTCGACGAGTTTTCCATACCACCGGAGCTCGTCGACCGGAAAGTAACCCACATGAAAATCATTTCCCCATCCAACCTCACCGTCGACTTCGGTAAAACCCTCAAGTCCCACGAGTACATCTCCATGCTCCGTCGCGAAGTTCTTGATTCTTATCTCCGGTCAAGAGCTGAATCGAAAGGTGTCATCCTCCTTAAAGCGCTTGTAACGAAGCTTGACGTCCCCACCTCACCTAACCAACCTTACATCATCCATTACACAGTCAACAACCGAATCAAGTACCTCCCTGTCGACGTCGTTGTCGGTGCCGACGGCGCCAACAGCCGCGTGGCAAAGTCTATTCACGCCGGAGACTACGCCTGCGCAATCGCTTACCAAGAGCGGATCAAACTCCCCGACGACAAAATGGAATACTACCAAAACCTCGCTGAGATGTACGTCGGAGACGACGTCTCACCGGACTTTTACGGATGGGTCTTCCCCAAATGCGATCACGTCGCCGTCGGCACCGGAACCGTCTGCTCAAAGCCAAACATTAAACGATACCAGCAAGGGATCCGATCAAGAGTCCTCCCAAAGATCGCCGGTGGGAAAGTAATCAAAGTGGAAGCCCATCCAATACCGGAACACCCTCGTCCAGTTCGAGTCCGTGGCAGGGTGGCTCTGGTAGGAGACGCCGCCGGGTATGTAACGAAATGCTCCGGCGAAGGAATCTACTTCGCAGCGAAGAGTGGAAGAATGTGTGGCGAAGCAATCGTGAAAGCTTCGGAAGGAGGGCATAGGATGATCGGAGAGAGTGATTTGAAAAGGGAGTATCTGAAACAATGGGATTCCAAGTATATAACAACTTTCAGATTCTTGGATTTGTTGCAACATGTGTTCTATGGGAACAATGCTGCAAGGGAGGCGTTGGTTGAGCTTTGTGGGGATGAATATGTTCAGAGAATGACATTTGAGAGCTATTTGTACAAGAAATTAGCGAATGGGAATAGATGGGAGGATTTAAAGATGGTTTCTGGTACGATTGGGAGTTTGATAAGGTGTAAGCTTGTTGGGAAAGAGATGGAGTCGTTTGATAAGAATGTTCTTGCAAAGTTCGTGTGA